GTCTATTTCTTTGTGCACCTGAAAGGCCGTATGTGCCAAAGCCTGTGTTTCCGGAATATCCAAGGAGAATTCCATAGTAATTTCCGCAGTAAGTGTTTATATGATCATGTCCGCAGAAAACTCCTTTAACGTCTCCGCGCTCAAGCATAGCTGAAAATAAACCGCCGTTTACCGGTCCAGGACATTCATCTTCATTTCGTTCACCTGTGATTTGATGCCTTGCCATTGCAAGCTCATGGCTTGCTTGTGTTCTTACGTCTACGCCTCCATGCCACATAAAACGATGCTCCCATAAAGGGATATGAATGAATGCGAGTGAAGGCACTTTATAACCGTATTGCTTCTCAAGTTTCTTAGATTTCTCATAATACCAGTTCACCTGATTAAAACGGAGCCAGTCCCAAGTAGGGTAACCTTTAAAATCTTGTCCGGCGATTTGTGATGGGGCATATCTGCCGCTGTCAAGAAGCCATAGATTGAATGCAGCCTTATTGCCTTTTGAATGTCTAATGATGAGGTTCATGTTGCCTGTACCAGTAAGGCCATTTTCACCTGGCTCGTTCATATTATATTTGTACTTCATATAAAATTGCAGCATCGCTTTCTCGTCCATTCCGCTCTTGGAAGTGGAGTCTTCATCATGGTTTCCAAACGTAACCGCCCATTTAATCCCTCTTTTTTCCATAGGTTGAGCAACATTATTAAGAGCTTGCTTCATCTCAAGTTCTGTATCACAGCCTCCAGCAATATTGTCGCCGTTCAGTACCACAAAATCCGGTTTTTCAGAGTCAAGCACCTTCTCCATAAGCTCAAGTGTTCTCCGGTCAATACGTTCATCATCCTGAGTATCATTAAATTGAACGACCTTAAACTTTCCATCTGAGTTGAAGTGAAGCTTAGCGTCCGGTTTTTTTTCTGCATGTACAGTGTTCGTCAATAAGTTTCCCGGCAGGCCAGTTGATGCCAGTGTTAACGCGAGTGTACTCATTCCGCCTATTTTTATAAAACTCCTTCTGTCTAATCCCTTTTGCTGATCTTGATTACTCATATAAAAACCTCCAATTTTTTAATTAATTGATTAGCATAACAATTGAAAAGAGCAATAGTAATGGAGAATCATTTATGTAATGCTGCAAGCATTCACTACGTAAATGGAGATGGCGCCACGATCCCCGTTAGCTACCTATTCATCATAAGATATAAATGTTGATAGATTATTAAACAAAACAGCAATGTAAGTAAATAAAACAAAACAAAAAACAAAAAAACAAAAATTAATTGCTTGTTTCGCATAAAAAAGAAGGTTTTTAGAATTTTTTATGAGGTAAAAGCCTGATGAATCGCAAGATTAGGCTTTTGATTTCGTTTTCATTTTTGTTTAATTTTACAAAAGTTAATATTTTTACAGTCTATTATTTATATTCCTTTTTTATAATGGGTTAATCCAAAACAAAACAAAACAAAACAAAATGGGGGAAGGAAATGAAAATGAATGATAGATATAAAGCGATAATAAGAGAACTGGAAATGAAAAATAAAATTGGCGTAGCAGATATAGCTATAAAATTAAACGTGACGCCTGAAACAATCAGAAAAGACTTGAGCGCACTCGAAGAGAAAAAGAAATTGCGCAGAATTCATGGTGGAGCCATCCAATATTTTGGTGTGATTATAGAGCCTCATTTTAATAAGAAAGTCGGGATCTTTCATCCTCAGAAAAAAATGATTGGAGAAGCTGCGGCGACATTTATTATGGATGGGGATTTAGTCGCTCTGGATGTCGGCACAACAACTTTTCAAATTGCAAGTGCTATTAAAGACGTCAAAAATGTAACAATCGTGACTAATTCTCTGGCAGCAGCTGAACTATTAAATAGCCGGATCGAAAACAGGCTATTTGATGGAAAAGTCATTGTCCTCGGAGGTATTTCCAATCCTCTGCAGCGTTCTATAAGCGGGTCCATAACAAATAAGTTATTGGAACAATTTTATTTTGACAAAGCCTTTATTTCATGCGGGGGAATAAACAAGGAAGGAATTTGTGATTTCAATGTAGAAGAAGCAACGGCTTCTTCCATTATGATGAAGAGATCAAAACAAATAATTGTTGCAGCTGACTCTTCTAAATTGAATCAAAGGGCTCTTTTCCATATAGGGCCGTTCTCTGCTATTGACTATTTGATTACTGATCAAAAAATGCCGGCTGATTGGTCTAAAGATCCAGTTTTTGGTCAAGTAGATTGGATAACTGTAGGTGACGCCAATGAGAGTTGATTATCACGTTCATCTTGAAGAAGGACCTTATACATCTAATTGGCTGAAAAAAACCTATCAAAACCTTCTATTGGGACAGCATTCGCCAGAAGAAAAATCCTCGAAACAATGGGCTGCCAAATCCGTGCAAAAGTTATCTGAAAGAATGATAAAAGGAGCTTATGATCCAATTTGGCTTGATATATATCTTGAAAATGCGAAAAGAAAAGGAATCAAAGAAGTCGGGATTGTGGATCATTTATATCGTTTTACAGATTGCCGAGAGTATTTTGAAAAGAACATGCTGCTTGATGAAAGCCCGATTGGCCGCCTGCAAAAGCAGTGGTTAAATCTGGTCATGACCGAAAGCATGGATCATTTTGCGGAATCCATTTCAAGAAATAAAGAAAAATGGGCCAAACAAGGTGTGCAGTTAAAGGTAGGAATAGAAGCAGACTACTTTGAAGGTGATGAAGAGGATTTATCTGCATTGCTTTGCAGGCATGAGTGGGATTTTATTAATGGCTCTGTTCATTTTATCAATGGATGGGGGTTTGATAATCCTAAAACGATCCATGAGTTTGAAAATTATGATGTCCATGTATTATATGAAACCTTCTTTAGAATCGTGGAAAAGGCCATCCGAAGCGACTTGTTTGACTATATTTCCCACCTGGATAATATTAAAGTTTTCGGCTACCGTCCGCATACTGATCTTTTGATGCCCATGTACAAAAGGATCGTAAAAGCTTTAAAAGAAATGGATGCAGCTACAGAGGTTAACGCAGGTTTATTTTACCGATTCCCGGTAAAAGAAATGTGTCCAAGTGAACCATTTCTTCATTTATTAATCGAAAATGAGATTCCATTGCTTCTTTCTTCTGATGCCCATTTTCCAGAGGATATAGGTGCTTTTCTAGATGAAAACATGGATATGCTGATTAATAAAGGGGTAAAGGAAATCGCTACTTTTGATAAGAGGAAACGGATTATGAAGCCTCTTTCGATAGGGGGATCTTCATTGAATATCCTGCGTTAGAACAAAAAGCAGAAAAAACACCTGAAATCATAATTTATTGGGTTCCCTTTTGTGAGGGAAATCTCAATATCACACTAGAATTAACGCAGATTCGCACATTAAATTGCACCGCTTTTGCGGTTTTTTTTTTGCACAAAAAAATCAGTCGTTATTTGAACTGAATGTACTGCATTTTTAAAAGTTACTCCATTAAAGTTCCTTTTAATGGATTAGTGCTTCAATTAACAAATGTCCATATATCAATTTAATATGGCTTTTTTCTCATAGATTGTTGTTTCTGTTGTGAATTCGCTTTGCAAGATCGGTTTTGGCGCACTAACTTCGAGATTTGTTTATGATAAGCCACCGATAGCTGAATAACTCTTTTACCCAGACCGAGCTGTAGATCTATCAAAGGTCAGTGCAAGTGCTCTGGAGAGTTTTTCAGCCGCATAGCCGGAGCTTTTGTTATTCTGATGAAGACTTGAATATTATGTTAGAAGATATTGAAATCTGCCGGAAATTAGGTGCAGCTGGAGTTGTATTTGGTGTTCTTACTAACGAGAAGGAAATTCATGAGGAAATGCTTACTAAATTAATTCGCGCATCAAAGGGGTTAGATACCTTTCACCGCGCTTTTGACGAGGCCAATCATCTGGCAACAGCTTTAGGAGTGATTCAGAAGTACCCTGAGATAACTAGAGTACTCACATCTGGCAGCAAAGATAAAGCTACAGAAGCAATAGAAGAGCTAAGTCAGCTAGCAGATCTATCAGCCGGAACGGGTCTTTCAATTATGGCAGGATCAGGGTTAACCCCTCAAAACTTACCTGCATTCTTAGAAAAAGTGAACGTGAGAGAAGTTCACTTTGTTTCGGGAATCCGTTATTAATCGAATTATAGTAACCCTATCGATCCCATTCAAATAAAAGCGATCAGAAAAATCGTTACATGATACTTACAAATAAAAAGCTGCAGGCATTTAAAAGTGTCTGCAGCTTTTTTTTCGTTTCTGATAGTTTTGGTATATCGGAACATCTGAAATAGAATCATGGGTAATATTTACAATACTTAAATAGTAACAAAACTCCAATCATTATCGAATAAGGTATTTTCAACGACAAATCTTTGATTCATAAATTTTCATCAGGTCTCATTAATAAATCCTAGCATAAACTTTATTAACGCTTAATAATGGCAGGTGTTTTCCATGCATGAGATGTCGCTCATGTCAGAAATTCTAAAGATTGTTTCCCAAGATGCTGTTTTACATGGGTTCTGCAAAGTGACGCAAATAGAAGTCATAGTCGGAGATTTATCGAATGTGCTTCCAGACGCTCTTGAGCTTGCGTTTTTTCATCTGAGGAAAGATACTGTCAGCTTTCCTATTAATGAAAAGACCGAATTACATATTATACGGGAACCTGCGCTGTCAAAATGTCAGAACTGTCATCTTGAGTTTGAACCAGACTATCAATTAGCACGATGCCCAAGGTGCGGCATTCCAGATTGTCTGCTCATTTCTGGGGAAGCGTTCAGGGTTGATTCTTATGAAGGGAGTGAGGAGAATGAAAATTAAGATTGAAGAAGATGTGTTGAAAGATCATCATAAAGCAGCTGAATTTAATAGGGTACTCTTTGAAACAAGCAAAACGCTTGTAATAAACATAATGAGCTCCCCTGGTGCCGGTAAAACGACTTTACTAGAAGAAACGGTTAAAGCATTAAAAGATGACTATTCTATTGCAGTGATTGAAGGCGATTTAGCCACAGACCGGGATGCAGAGCGCTTGCGGTTACTTGGAATCAAAACGGTTCAAATCAATACTGTGGGCGGGTGTCATCTTGATGCAAGAATGATTGCTAAAAAACTCCCGCAATTTGAGCGGCTCGATCAGTTTGACCTTCTGTTTATTGAAAATATCGGCAACCTCGTTTGCCCATCAGGCTATGATTTAGGACAGCATTATAAGGTAGTTGTCCTGAGTGTGCCAGAAGGCAATGATAAAATCCCAAAGTATCCAGTGATGTTCAGGAGGACAGATCTCACTATCATTAATAAAGTGGACCTCTTGCCATATGTATCTTTCAATCTTGAAGAAGCAAGACGCGATTTAGAAGCAATCAATCCCCAGGCGCAGTTTAAAGCGGTTTCCGCAAAGTCTGGAGAAGGTATGGTTGACTGGATAAATTGGATAAAGGACGCTCATTTCCAATGCATCAAACAATAAAGATCATTGTTAAGGGGAGGGTACAAGGGGTCGGCTTCCGCCCCTTCATCTATTCACTATCTAAAAAGTACCAGCTTACAGGAACCGTCCAAAACAACGTTGATCATGTCATCATTATTTTTCAAGGAGAAGAAATTTCATTAATAAAAGCGGTAGACGATTTAAAAATGTCTCCGCCTCCCATATCAAGAGTGAAAGAGATCTCGATTCATCAAGTTCCCCATTCTGACTATAAAAAATTTACGATAGCTGCAAGTCAAATAAACAGCCATTCTTCTCTTCCATGGATAGCAGCGGATGCGGGTATTTGCAGACAGTGTTTAGAAGAAATGAAAGAGCCGTCTAATCGCCGGTTTCAGTATCCATTTATAAATTGTACTCAATGTGGGCCACGATATACGATTATTAAGGACTTGCCCTATGATCGTCCCCAAACTACGATGAGAACATTTAAAATGTGCGAGGAATGCCGGAAAGAATACGAAAATCCGTTAAATCGGCGTCATCATGCACAGCCGATTTGCTGTTCAGAGTGTGGACCTGCGCTTATTTTGCAAAATCAGCAGACGGATACTCTGGCTGAAAACCAACTCGCAGTCAGTCAAACAATCGATCTTTTAAAAGGCGGATCGATCATTGGTATAAAAGGAATCGGCGGCTACCATTTAGCATGTGATGCTTATCAGGAGGGGGCCATTAATCAAATTAGGCTTAGGAAAAAACGGCCGCAGCGTCCGCTTGCCATCATGGTAAAGTCTATCGAGGCAGCAAGAGAGCTGTGTCATATCTCAAGCCGAGAAGCAGAATTGCTTACAGATACCGCAATGCCAATTGTTGTTCTGCGGAAGAAGAAAACGTGCTTATTACCCGAAAATCTTTCACCTGGTTTATCTACTTTAGGAATCATGCTGCCTTACACACCAATACATCATCTGCTGTTTGAAAAAAACAGGCTGGAATGTCTTGTCATGACAAGTGCTAATCCATCAGGCCTTCCCATCATATACAGAGGCAGTTCTATAAATTGTTTACAAGAACTTTGTGATTATGTTTTAACCCATAATAGAGAAATCTATCTTCCAATCGATGATTCTGTTGTTCAAAGTGATGGTGAAAAGCCGATGTATTTACGGCGTGCCAGAGGGTTTGTTCCTGATCCCATTAAAACGAATTCGAAAGTTGATGGAATCATTGCCCTCGGCGGAAATCAAAAAAATACGTTTGCTCTCGGAAAGCAAGATCATATTTTATTGAGCCCCCATATAGGCGATTTAGATAATGAAGAAATGATTCACTTCTTTGAAACACAGCTTGATCATTTTAAAGATTGGCTTGGCATGAATGAGACATATATAGCTGTTGATAAACACCCTCATTATGCAGCTCATCGAATGGCTGACAAACTAAAAGGCCAATTTGTACCTGTCCAGCATCATCATGCCCATCATGTGTCCTGTATGGAAGATAACGGACTTGTGGAGCCATGCTTTGGCCTGATTTTGGACGGAACAGGTTACGGAGAAGATGGTCATATTTGGGGTTTCGAGTGCTTGTATGGAAATGCTGATTCATTCGAACGTCTGGCTCATTTGCACTATACCCCGTTGCCTGGAGGAGAAAAAGCTGTTAAAGATCCATGGAGAAATGCTGCAGGAATGTTGCTTTATTACTGGCCGGAAGAAGGCAAAGAATTAGCAGTGAATCTATTCCCGGGTAAGTCACACGAAATTGCCATCATCGAACAGATGATTAAAAAACAAATCAATACTCCAATGGCAGGAACGTGCGGCCGAATTTTTGATGCAGTGAGTGCCATCCTTGGCATCTGTCTAACATCCACATATGAAGGTGAAGCAGCCATTAAATTATCGGATTATATGAATGAACCTCAAATAGAAAAGAAGGACGAATCGTATCCTTTTCATCTTAAGACAAACAAGGACATCCTGCTTCAGCTTGATTTATCTCCCATGATTAAAAAAATCATTAAAGACCGGCAAAATGCTGTCCCGCTTGAAAAAATCATCCAAATCTTTCATCAAACGATTGTTAAAAGCTGTGTCCAAATGGTTCTCACACTTGCAAAAAAGAGACCGGAATTAAATAGAAGTGTGGTTCTCTCGGGAGGTTCATTTCAAAATAGGTTTCTAGTTAAAGAGATAGCCAGTGGTCTTCAAAAGGAAAGCTTTCATGTTTATTCCCATCGTAAAATTCCATGCCACGATGGCGGTTTAGCTTTAGGACAATTGATAATCGCTTCAGCGGCTGAAAGAAATCAAAGGCGGTGAATTCATATGTGCATAGGAGTACCTGCAAAAGTCATCCAAATAATAGATGAGTCAGCACTGGTAGATGTTATGGGGTCTAGAATGCATGTCGGAATCTTATTTGTTCCAGAGGTCAAGGAAGATGATTATGTTCTGCTGCATGCAGGGCAGGCAATGACAATTGTTGATGAGGAATATGCCAAAGAAAGTATTGAGGAATGGAGGAATGTATTAGATGGAAACCATGGACATCTTTTCTGATCCAATCTTGACTCGTCATTCGCTTGAAGCTGTTAAAGAGTTAGCAGGGAAGTTTAAAGAAGAAACAGGAAGAATGCCGGTCTTTATGGAAGTATGCGGATCACATACGATGGCATTCGCCAAGACAGGCATCAAAACCGGATTAAAAGACTGTGTAAAGCTGATTGCCGGCCCAGGCTGTCCGGTATGTGTGACGGATCAAAAATCGATCGATGCCATGATTCAGCTATCTGAAGGAAATGGGAGAATTCTATGTACCTTTGGTGATATGATGCGCGTGCCGGGGTCTAAATTCACCCTGATGAAAGCCAAAACAGAAGGCAAGGATATCAGGGTTGTATACTCTCCGCTTGATAGTGTGAAAATTGCGGAAGAAAATCCCGATAAAGAAGTCATCTTTTTAGGAATAGGTTTTGAAACGACGATTCCGATTCTCGCTCTGGCCATTCGCGAGGCAGAGCTGAAAAAGCTGAAGAATTACTCCATGTGGATGACAACTAAGCTAGTAGAACCTGTATTGAGAGCGCTCCTTGATTCTGGTGATGTGAAATTGGACGGGTTTCTTTTGCCTGGGCATGTTTCCGTCGTTTTAGGAAAGCAGAACTACAGTTATTTATCCGAAGAGTATAATATTTCAGGCGTGATTACTGGATTTGAACCTGTTCAATTACTCAGCGGCATCTATAAATTGCTGCAGCTTTTGCTGGAGAAAAAGACTGATATCCTGAATGATTACACCTATTTGGTAAAAGATCATGGCAATCCTGCAGCTCAGCGTTTAATGGAGAAGTATTTTGAACCCTTTGATGAAATATGGCGGGGGATGAGCGCGATACCAAAAAGCGGATTAGTGCTTAAAGAAAAATATGCCCAATTTGATGCGAAAAAGAAATTTACGGTTTCAACAGGGGAACCAAGAAAAACAAAATGCCGCTGCGGTGAAATCATTCGGGGATTAATCACACCGGAAGAGTGCGTGCTTTTTGGGAAAAGCTGCTCCCCATCCAATCCAATTGGACCTTGCATGGTATCTGCAGAAGGAACCTGCGCTGCTCATTACCAATACATGAGGGAGGAATAGACATGGTTCAGCGAATCAGTTTGGCTCACGGAGAAGGCGGGGAACTGACTCATCACCTCATACAAGATGTATTTATTCAATCATTCGGCCATTCAGAGCAAACACAGCTTGATTCTGCTGTTCTTGCCTTTCCCTCGCAAACAATCGCAGTCACAACGGATAGCTTCGTAGTAAATCCCCTATTTTTTCCCGGAGGAAACATAGGGAGGTTAGCCGTAACAGGAACAGTGAACGACTTAGCTGTTTCAGGGGCAATACCTCTTTTTATGACAGCGGGTTTTATTATTGAAGAAGGCTTTCCTCTCAATGACTTAAAAGAGATTGTAAAGAGTATGGCAGCAGAAGCTCTAAAAGCCGGAGTGAAAATTGTTGCAGGCGATACAAAAGTAGTTGAAAAGGGAAGTGCAGATGGTTTATTCATAAATACAGCTGGAATCGGGGAGATACGGGATCATCGGCTAAAATCTAAAGAAATCCGTGAGGGAGATTGTGTGATCATCAATGGAACCATTGGGGATCACGGGATCGCTATACTCAGTGCACGCCAAGAACTTGGGTTGTTGACAGACGTGAAAAGTGATTGTACCTCGTTAAACCAGCTTATTCATGAACTCATGAAGGAAATCGACGGCATTCGGATCATGCGGGATCCTACCCGCGGCGGATTGGCGACAACTCTAGTAGAACTGTGTGAAGACTTTCACTTTACTGTTGAGTTAGATGAAATCGCAGTTCCGATTCGTAAAGATGTTAGAGGTGCATGTGATATTTTGGGCTTTGATCCTCTTTATCTGGCAAATGAGGGAAAAGTCGTGATAATAGTTGATGAAAATCAGAAGCAAAAAGTACTGAGAATTTTAAAGAACCATGAATATGGTCAAAATGCATGTGTGATTGGCCAGGTCACATCCTGTCAGAATCAAGGCGGTAAACTACTCCTGAAAACCCCTATAGGCACAACAAGACGCCTGCATCGGCTCGCGGGCATGATTTTACCTAGAATATGTTAGGGAAGCTGAATCATATGCATTAGAGAGGATGAAAATGTGCCTTAAGGAGAGAACATCATGCAAAACACCGAACTGCTCAGAATGCAGCTGAATGACCTTATTGCTCAGGCGCGTTATGACATCTATACCATGTCGAACTTGCGGAATCCAACAGCGAATCAGCAACATCTTCAGCGATTATGGAATACACTTTCAATGATTTCCTTCCACAGTAACCAGATGGCAAATCAATGTATGACGAATAATCGCTTTCTAATGTCAAATCAGGCACCTTACCCTAATCCATCCATCTCAAAATCACGGCAGCGTACTTTTACAATTGAAGAATTAGCAGTCAATGACGGGAAAAACGGCAAGCCTGCCTATGTCGCCGTTAATGGCACCGTTTATGATGTCACGAACAACAGAGCATGGGCAGCTGCCACTCACTTTGCTTTAACTGCAGGTAAAGAATATTCAGCAGAATTTGCCTCTTGTCATGCCGGGCAAGAAGCAATATTAAGCACGCTTCCAGCCGTGGGGAGGTTATCATCATGAAACAGCACATATTGCCGCCGGAGCCATTAACGAACGAAGCCATAGCCGCAAGATTAACCAATACAGCAATGAATAGCATCAATAAGGGGTTAATCAAGAAGAAAAATCTAGTTTATTTAGAGCTGAATGGGTGTTCGGGGAATATTATTTCGCTGCTGAACGGACAAAATCCAGATTTTGAGTATACCTTAAATTCAATGGTTAACCTTCGCTATAGTAATAGTTTAATGGCATCAGAAGGAGAGCGGGCTATTGAGAAAATGATGAAGGCTCTGGATGAGGGAGACTATATCCTTGCCGTTGAAGGCGCTGTCGCTTTAAAAAACAAGGGCTTATACAATATCATCGGAAGCTGGCAGGGAAAACCGCTCACAGGTCTTCAGGCAGCAACAATGCTTGGAGCGAAGGCATCACATATTTTAGCAGTCGGCGCATGCGCCACACACGGCGGAGTCTCTTCTGCTAAACCAAATCCATCTGAATCTGTCGGTCTTCAAACCGTCCTTCCTGATGAAAAAATGATCAAACTGCCGGGTTGCCCCGTTCATCCAGACTGGTTTTTGGGGACATTAGCTCATCTCCTTTTATACGGCGAACCTGATACAGATAAGCTAGGTCGTCCGCTGATGTTTTACAGCACGCTTATCCATGACCGCTGCCCAAGACGGCCATTTTTTGACCGCGGTATTTTCGCAGAAAAATTAGGGGATAAAACATGTCTTTTTAAGCTCGGATGCAGAGGACCTGTAACAAGGGTAGATTGTCCAACGAGACAATGGAACGGACACGTGAACTGGCCGATCGGAGATAACACGCCATGCATAGGCTGTGCACAGTTTGGGTTTCCGGATGCAATGGCTCCATTCATAAGCTTTGACACGACAAGGGTGGTGGATGATGAGTAAAAGAATTGTTATTAATCCTTTGACGCGAATAAGCGGTTTTATGGAAATTGATGTTCTCGTGGAAAATAATAAAGTGGCAGATGCCAAAACAAAAGGGAATTTATTTCGGGGATTTGAGCAAATGTTAGTAGGGAGAAATCCGTTTGATGCGGTTTATTTCACACAGCGAATATGCGGAATTTGCTCAGCAGCACATTCGATGGCCTCATCATTGGCATTAGAAGATGCACTAAACATAGAACCGATGGAACAAGGAAGGTATCTTAGAGATATCATTCATTGCTGTGAGTTTCTGCAGAATCACATTCGCCATTTTTATCAATATACGGTTCCGGATTATGTGAAAATTGAACAAAATTCTCTTTTTCTATCAGACCATGGCGATTTTAGACTGCCCAAAGCAATAAATGACAGGATTTCAAACCATTACTTCGATTCACTCGCGATAAGCCGGTCAGCACATCAAATGCTGGCGGTATTAGGGGGGAAGGCTCCTCATAATCATGGCGTATTTATTGGAGGTATTACGGCGCAGGCAACAGCAGAAAAAGTCGTTCATATTGATTCCATTCTTGAGGAGATCATCTTATTTATAGATGAAAAAATGATACCTGATGTATATGAGATTGCCAGGTATTATCCGGAGTACTTCCGATTAGGCGGAGGATACGGCAATCTTTTGACCTATGGTGCCTTTAATGATTATAAAGAGCTGGGAACGTTATATGTCAATCCTCTGGTATCTGTTCTCGGCACTGTAGAAGCTTTTAATGAGAACAAAATCACGGAAAAAATTGATTACTCCTATTACACAGCAAAAGAAAGCACATACGGGCCTGATGCAGAGGTGCCTGAGCCTGACATGGATAAAGAGAAAGCATACTCCTGGGTAAAAGCGCCAAGGTACAATAATCTTCCCTTTGAAGTTGGCCCGCTGGCGAGATTAATCTTAAGCGGTTCATACAGCAATGGAATTTCAGCCATGGATCGGACAATTGCCAGAGCACTTGAAGCGAAAAAAATAACAGAAATTATGAAAATATTATTAAAAGAGCTTATCCCGGATGTAGATGTTCAAAAAAAATATGAGCTTCCGCAAACTGCATCAGGAAGAGGGCTTGTCGATACAACAAGAGGCGCTTTAGGGCATTGGCTTAAAATAGATGATAAAAAATTATCATACTATCAAATTATCACCCCATCAACATGGGATTTTTCCACCAGAGATGAAAAGGGATACAGAGGCGTTGCAGAAGAAGCGTTAATCGGCACACCAATTGAGAATCTTGATAATCCAGCTGAGATTGGAAGAATCCTTCGTTCCTTTGATCCATGTATGTCTTGTGCGACACATGTATACATTCCTGGAAAACAAGTTAAAACCATTAAGGTGTTTTAATGGAAAAAATCATCGTATTGGGGATTGGAAATCAATTAATGATGGACGATGGAGCTGGAATCTATCTTACAGAAGAGCTGGCGAAGCTTGATCATTATCCAAGCATCGATTATAGAATAGGTGAATCAGATATTGATTATTGTATCGAAGTGATTGACGGAGCATCGTTTGTGATAATTCTCGATGCTGTATCCTCCGGCAAACAAGCCGGACAATTATCAATCTATCCTCTGGCAGCATTACATGAACACCGGACACTTGATATCTCTCCGCACAACCTTCATTTATTTGAAGTGCTGTATCAGCAAAGAAAAACGATAAAGGGATTTCTAATAGGTGTGGAACCTTATCAAATTGATTTTCATATAGGTCTGAGCGACATGCTTACAGAAAAATGGGATGAGATTTTAGAGGAGACAAGGAAGGCGATCCGGGAATTAATAAAGGAAAAAGAGGAAGTGTAAAACGTCACTGGATTAATGGAAGGCGGGCTTACGCCTAGCTATGGATTAATTATAAGTGTCTGCAGCGGATTAACGATTCCGGTGAATGTGATGATTCGCGCATCAAAGGGGTTGATATTACCTTTCACCGCGCGTTTGACGAGGTCGATTATCAGGTCACTGCTTTAGGTATTCTTCAAAAGTACCCTGCCATATCTAGAGTACTCACATCTGGCAGCAAAGATAAAGCTACAGAAGCAATAGAAGAGCTGAGTCAGCTAGCAGATCTATCAGCC
The window above is part of the Metabacillus dongyingensis genome. Proteins encoded here:
- a CDS encoding metallophosphoesterase family protein encodes the protein MSNQDQQKGLDRRSFIKIGGMSTLALTLASTGLPGNLLTNTVHAEKKPDAKLHFNSDGKFKVVQFNDTQDDERIDRRTLELMEKVLDSEKPDFVVLNGDNIAGGCDTELEMKQALNNVAQPMEKRGIKWAVTFGNHDEDSTSKSGMDEKAMLQFYMKYKYNMNEPGENGLTGTGNMNLIIRHSKGNKAAFNLWLLDSGRYAPSQIAGQDFKGYPTWDWLRFNQVNWYYEKSKKLEKQYGYKVPSLAFIHIPLWEHRFMWHGGVDVRTQASHELAMARHQITGERNEDECPGPVNGGLFSAMLERGDVKGVFCGHDHINTYCGNYYGILLGYSGNTGFGTYGLSGAQRNRLRGARVFNLDENKEGGLVETHMVFAKDYGIDLTANDQSIDPLPLNTEQTNS
- a CDS encoding DeoR/GlpR family DNA-binding transcription regulator, with translation MKMNDRYKAIIRELEMKNKIGVADIAIKLNVTPETIRKDLSALEEKKKLRRIHGGAIQYFGVIIEPHFNKKVGIFHPQKKMIGEAAATFIMDGDLVALDVGTTTFQIASAIKDVKNVTIVTNSLAAAELLNSRIENRLFDGKVIVLGGISNPLQRSISGSITNKLLEQFYFDKAFISCGGINKEGICDFNVEEATASSIMMKRSKQIIVAADSSKLNQRALFHIGPFSAIDYLITDQKMPADWSKDPVFGQVDWITVGDANES
- a CDS encoding histidinol phosphate phosphatase domain-containing protein, which encodes MRVDYHVHLEEGPYTSNWLKKTYQNLLLGQHSPEEKSSKQWAAKSVQKLSERMIKGAYDPIWLDIYLENAKRKGIKEVGIVDHLYRFTDCREYFEKNMLLDESPIGRLQKQWLNLVMTESMDHFAESISRNKEKWAKQGVQLKVGIEADYFEGDEEDLSALLCRHEWDFINGSVHFINGWGFDNPKTIHEFENYDVHVLYETFFRIVEKAIRSDLFDYISHLDNIKVFGYRPHTDLLMPMYKRIVKALKEMDAATEVNAGLFYRFPVKEMCPSEPFLHLLIENEIPLLLSSDAHFPEDIGAFLDENMDMLINKGVKEIATFDKRKRIMKPLSIGGSSLNILR
- a CDS encoding copper homeostasis protein CutC; the encoded protein is MLWRVFQPHSRSFCYSDEDLNIMLEDIEICRKLGAAGVVFGVLTNEKEIHEEMLTKLIRASKGLDTFHRAFDEANHLATALGVIQKYPEITRVLTSGSKDKATEAIEELSQLADLSAGTGLSIMAGSGLTPQNLPAFLEKVNVREVHFVSGIRY
- a CDS encoding hydrogenase maturation nickel metallochaperone HypA — translated: MSEILKIVSQDAVLHGFCKVTQIEVIVGDLSNVLPDALELAFFHLRKDTVSFPINEKTELHIIREPALSKCQNCHLEFEPDYQLARCPRCGIPDCLLISGEAFRVDSYEGSEENEN
- the hypB gene encoding hydrogenase nickel incorporation protein HypB, which translates into the protein MKIKIEEDVLKDHHKAAEFNRVLFETSKTLVINIMSSPGAGKTTLLEETVKALKDDYSIAVIEGDLATDRDAERLRLLGIKTVQINTVGGCHLDARMIAKKLPQFERLDQFDLLFIENIGNLVCPSGYDLGQHYKVVVLSVPEGNDKIPKYPVMFRRTDLTIINKVDLLPYVSFNLEEARRDLEAINPQAQFKAVSAKSGEGMVDWINWIKDAHFQCIKQ